ACAGATTGGCATCACACAGAGGACACGGAGGACACGGAGAGAACTTCAATCTCTTCCGCTGTTCCTCTGTGTTCTCTGTGCCCTCTGTGTGAGACCTTTTCAGGGCTGATACCCGAACGATTCCCTGCGAAATGGTATGAGGCTTGTTGTTATGGGGTTTCGTCCCCTGCGCCCGCCGGAGAGTCGGGGTCGAAGAAGCGCACCAGGACCACGGTGATGTTGTCGCGGCCGCCGCGCACGTTGGCGCCGTCGATGAGGAGCGCCACGCGGTCGGCCAGGGGGTCGGGGCGGGAGAGGATGCGGCGCAGCGACTTGTCACCCAGCATCCCGGTGAGGCCGTCGGTGGCCAGCAGCACCACGTCGCCGGGGAGGAAGGTGCCGGCGTAGACGTCGGGCTGGTCCAGGTCGGCGCCCAGCGCGCGGGTGAGCACGTGCGACAGGCGGTGGCGGCGCGACCCGCGCTCGCTCAGGCGCCCGGCCTCCACCTCCTGCTGCACCCAGGTGTGGTCGCGCGTCACCTGGAAGAGGCGCCCGTCGCGCAGCACGTACATGCGGCTGTCGCCGATGTGGCCCAGGCGGAAGGTGCCGTCGTCGCACACCACCAGCGCGGTGGCCGTGGTGCCCATCCCCGTGGTGGCGGGGTTCTCGGCCGAGTAGGCCAGGATCGCCTCGTTCGCCAGCCGGAACGACTCCTCCATCGCCCGCGCCAGGTCGTCGGCCCGGAGGCCCCGGTCCACCCCCTCGCGCAGCGCCGTCCCCACCGCCTCCACGGCGATGGCGCTGGCCACCTCGCCCGCGGCGTGCCCGCCCATCCCGTCGGCTACCAGGAACACCCCGCGCGGGGCGTCGATGAGGAACGCGTCCTCGTTCCCCGCGCGCACCAGCCCCACGTGGGTGGCGCCCGCGGCCTCCCAGGAGAGCCTCACGGCGCCCGCGCGGCCGGGGCGGTCGGGGCCGGCACCGGCACGGGCTCGGGCGGCGGCGGGGTGGCCAGGTCCACGATCACGTACGCCAGCACGGCCAGCAGCAGGAGCACCAGCACCGCCAGCCATACGGGGAAGCGGAAGCCGCGCCGCTCCTCCTTCAGCGTGGCGGGCGGCGGCGGGGCGGCGAAGCTCTCGCGGGCGGAGCCCGGGTCGGCCCCGGCCACCTCCTCGAAGTTGAACTTGATGCCGCCCAGGCGCACGGTGGTGCCGTAGGGGAGCGGCGTGGGGACGTTCGGCGCGAGCTTCACCCCCTCGACCGCGGTGCCGTTGGTGGAGCCCAGGTCGGTGATGCGCCAGGCGCCCAGGTCGAACTCCAGCCGCGCGTGCTGGGCCGAGACCGAGTCGTCGTCGACCACCACGTCGCACCCGGCGCCCCGCCCGATCACCACCACCGGCTGGGGCACGGGGATCTGCTCGCCGTAGCGCGGCCCGGCCGCCACCGAGAAGAGCGCGAGCGGGCCGGCCTGCGGGACGCTGGACATCGTGGCGGGTCTCCTGCCCTGAAGAGGTGAGGCGGCAACGGGTTGCGGGTCCGGCAACGTATCGCGCCGCCGGAGGCGTGGCAAGGCTCGCGCGGCAGCGAAATTTCTTGACGGGAGGCGCTCCGGTCGGTATCATCCGTAGTCGCTTGGTCTCCCTCCTTTTGCGTCGCCTTCCCGTGATCCGCCGTCTCCTTCTCCTCGCCTCGCTCCTGCTCATGGCACTTCCCGCCGCGGCCCAGGCCCCGGCGGAGGACGCGCGCGTGCTGGTGCTGGACGGCGCCTGGAAGGCCGCGCGCGGCGACCGGGGCGCCTGGGCCGACCCGGCGCTCGACGACCGCGCCTGGACGCCGGTCGCCGTCCCGGGCGACTGGGAGCAGGCGTTCCCGGACTACGACGGCTTCGGCTGGTACCGGCGCACGGTGGAACTGCCGCGGGACGTCGCCGACGGGCCGGTGGGGATCGTCTTCGGCACCGTGGGCGACGCCTTCGAGGTGTACTGGAACGGGGTGAAGGTGGGCGGCGCGGGGCGCTTCCCGCCGCGCTTCGTGGAGGGGGTGGGTCCCACGCTGCTGATGGTGCCGCCCCAGGCGCTGGCCCGGCGCCCGGGAGGGCCGCACGTGCTCGCGGTGCGCGTCTACAACGACTACGCGTACGGCGGGATCCTCAGCCCCGTGAAGGTGGGGCCCTACGAGGCGCTGGCCCGGCAGCGCTCCCCGCGCGACGTGGTGATCGGCGGGCTGGTGTCGTTCTTCCTGGCCATCGGCGTCTACCACTTCGCCTTCTTCCTGCGCCGCCGGCAGGCGCGCGAGAACCTGTACTTCGCGCTGCTGAGCCTGGCGGTCTCCGTCTACGGCGCCACCTTCTCGGGCGCGGTGGCGGGGGCGGTGCTCCCGTACCTGAACCCGTACCGCCTGGGGCTGATGGCGCTCCTGGCGGGGGGGCCGTTCTTCGTGGCGCTGGTCTACAACCTCTTCGACCTGCGCTACCGCCGGCGCGAGCACGCGGTGACCGCCGCCTTCCTGGCCGCGGCGGCGGTGGCGTCCCTGCTGCCGCTGGGGGTGCTGGCCGAGCTCAACAAGTGGATCGACGCGGCGCTGGCGGTGGGGATGCTGGCGATCGTGGCGCGCGCGGCGCGGGCCTCGGTGGGGCGCCGGCCGCACGCGCGGCTGCTGGTGGCGGGCACCGCCGCCTTCGCCTTCGCCTTCGTGTACGACCTGGCCAGCGAGCGCCAGCTGGTGCCGGTGGCGCGGGTGCTCCCCGGGGTGCCGTCGCTCTTCTGGATCGGCTTCCTGGTGTTCGTGGTGACGGTGGGGATCGCCACGGCGGGGAAGTGGGCGCTCACCGAGGTCACCGCGCTGGTGGACCCGCTCACCGAGCTGTCGCGCCGGCACGTGCTGGAGGAGGCGCTGCGCCGCGAGGCCGACCGCATCGTCAGGAGCGGGGGCTCGCTGGCGCTGGTGATGGTGGACCTGGACTTCTTCAAGCAGGTCAACGACGCCCACGGCCACCGCGTGGGCGACCAGGTGCTGGCGCGGGTGGGCCGGCTGCTGCGCTCCACGGCGCGCAACATCGACCTCCCCGCGCGCTGGGGCGGCGAAGAGTTCGCGGTGCTCCTCTACGACTCGGGGATGGAGGGGGCGCTCTCGTTCGCGGAGCGCTTCCGGGCGCACCTGCGCGAGGTCCGGGTGGCGGTCCCCGGCGGCGCGGTGCAGGTGACGGCCAGCGTGGGGATCGCGGTGGGCGCCGGGCTGGTGGACGCCGACGCCCTGATCGACGCCGCCGACCACGCCCTCTACCGCGCCAAGGGCGAGGGCCGCGACCGCCTGGTGGGCGTCAACGTCGCCGCGGGCGCGGCGGCCCCGGTCCCGGCCCCGGCCCCGCGCGAGGCGGCGTACGCGGAGAAGCGGTAGGGCGCGGCGGGAGTCGGATCGAGATTCTTCCGCGGATGAAAGAAGCCCCTCACCCGGTAGCCGGGGAGGGGCTTCGGCGTGCCCGGACGTACTTGCGGAACGCGCCGTTCTGAGTGTACTGTTTGGGGAATGCGATTGGCCTCCGCCGAGTCTGGAACAGGAACCTTTCTCGCCTCCGTGTGTCACGGATCGTGAAAAGGCCCTCCAGGAGAAACCGATGCGCGCCAGGTACCGCGAAGACAAGGCGACCCAGGCCGCCGCCCGCCTGCTCCGGCACGCCGGCGGCCGGATGAGCCATCTCAAGCTGATCAAGCTGCTGTACCTGGCCGAGCGGGAATGTCTGGCACGCCTGGGAAGCCCGCTGACCTACGACGCCTATGCGTCGCTCCCGCACGGCCCCGTGCTGAGCGCGACCCTGGACCGGATCAACCAGGGCCAGTACTACGCGGGCGGATACTGGGACCGGCACATCGCCCCGAAGGAGAACCACGAGGTTCAGCTGCGGGACCCGGAGGGCGTTCCCGGCGATCAGCTTTCCCCCGCGGAAGAGGAGCTGATCGACGCGGTGTTCCAGCGGTACGGCCACCTCGGGCGCTGGGAGCTGGTCGAGCTCACCCACAAGCTGCCGGAGTGGGAAGATCCCAACGGCTCCGCGCTGCCGATCCATCCCGCCGCCATCCTGCGGAGCGAGGGATATTCCGACGAGGAGATCGCGGACGTCCTGGCCGATTGGGAGGAAGTCGCGCTCGCGCAGTCGCTGACGTCCTGAATCGCAAGATCGGCCGTGGCGATCCGCGCCGGCGACACGTTCCTCCTGACGCAAGCGACGGGTCGAAGCCGCACCTGTGGGTCCTGCTGTGGGGCCCCGCGGGTGCGGCCGACGCGTTCCTGGGGGTCTTCCTCACCACCTTCAGGCCGTACTCGGACCGGACCTGCGTGCTCGCCGTGGGTGACCACCCGTTCGTGAAGCACGACACGAGCGTGAACTACGGGGCGGCAACCCGCTGGACGGAGGAAACCCTCGACGAGCTGATGAAGCGCGGCACGGGCCACCCTCGGGAGCCCGTTTCAGCGGAACTGCTCGAGCGGATGCGGGCGGGCTTTTTCACCTCACCGCGCACTCCCCACGCCATGATCCGGATGGCGCGCGAAGACTTCGGCGCCTGACCGGACGCGACTCCGGAACGGCGGCCTGTCGACAAGGCAGCCGGCGACGAATTCTGGCAGGCGGATCTCAATCCCCCGCCACCACCGGGCACGCGCCGCACATCTCCTCCACCAGCAGGCGGGCGAACTCGGCCACGTGCGGCGGGGTCGTCTTGTGGCGTGGGACCAGGGCGCGCCAGCGGCGGCGGAAGCCGTGCGCGGTGAGGGGGAGCGCGCGCACCGCCCCGCTCTCCACCAGCGGCGCCGCCGCCCAGCGCGCCAGCACCGTGATCCCCATCCCGGCCTTCACCAGCTCCAGGATCGCCTCGGTGAGCTGCATCCGCGTCCAGCGCGCGGGGCGCACCCCGGCGGGGCGCAGGACCTCCGACAGCACCGTGCTGTCGCGCTCGTCCAGGTCGTAGGTGATCAGGTGCTCGCCCGCGAAGTCCTCGGCGGCGAAGAAGTCGTCCCACGCCTTCGGGTGGCCGGGCGCGACCACCACCACCAGCTCGTCGTCGAAGAGCGGGAAGGCGCGTAGCCGCCGGTCGCGCACGGGGGTGGAGACGATCGCCAGGTCCAGCTTCCCAGCCAGGAGCGCCGGCACGGGCCGGCGCGTGGCCTCGGCCACGATGTGCACCTCCACGGCGGGGAAGCGCTCCTGCAGCGCCGCCAGCACGGGCGGGAGCCAGTGGTAGCAGGTGTAGCACTCGGTGCTGATGCGCAGCACCGCCGCGCGCCCCGCCACCAGCCGCTTCACGTCCTCCTCGGCCCGCTTGAGGCCGGCGAGCGTCTCGCGCGCCGCCTCGGTGAGCCGCGCGCCCGCCGGTGTGGGCGTCATCTTGCGGCCGCTGCGCTGGAAGAGCGCCGTCCCCACGCGCCGCTCCAGCTTGCGC
This window of the Longimicrobium sp. genome carries:
- a CDS encoding Panacea domain-containing protein; amino-acid sequence: MRARYREDKATQAAARLLRHAGGRMSHLKLIKLLYLAERECLARLGSPLTYDAYASLPHGPVLSATLDRINQGQYYAGGYWDRHIAPKENHEVQLRDPEGVPGDQLSPAEEELIDAVFQRYGHLGRWELVELTHKLPEWEDPNGSALPIHPAAILRSEGYSDEEIADVLADWEEVALAQSLTS
- a CDS encoding LysR family transcriptional regulator: MGLSLRDLELVAAITDEGSVTRAAQKLYVTQSAASHQLRKLERRVGTALFQRSGRKMTPTPAGARLTEAARETLAGLKRAEEDVKRLVAGRAAVLRISTECYTCYHWLPPVLAALQERFPAVEVHIVAEATRRPVPALLAGKLDLAIVSTPVRDRRLRAFPLFDDELVVVVAPGHPKAWDDFFAAEDFAGEHLITYDLDERDSTVLSEVLRPAGVRPARWTRMQLTEAILELVKAGMGITVLARWAAAPLVESGAVRALPLTAHGFRRRWRALVPRHKTTPPHVAEFARLLVEEMCGACPVVAGD
- a CDS encoding protein phosphatase 2C domain-containing protein, with amino-acid sequence MRLSWEAAGATHVGLVRAGNEDAFLIDAPRGVFLVADGMGGHAAGEVASAIAVEAVGTALREGVDRGLRADDLARAMEESFRLANEAILAYSAENPATTGMGTTATALVVCDDGTFRLGHIGDSRMYVLRDGRLFQVTRDHTWVQQEVEAGRLSERGSRRHRLSHVLTRALGADLDQPDVYAGTFLPGDVVLLATDGLTGMLGDKSLRRILSRPDPLADRVALLIDGANVRGGRDNITVVLVRFFDPDSPAGAGDETP
- a CDS encoding diguanylate cyclase, yielding MALPAAAQAPAEDARVLVLDGAWKAARGDRGAWADPALDDRAWTPVAVPGDWEQAFPDYDGFGWYRRTVELPRDVADGPVGIVFGTVGDAFEVYWNGVKVGGAGRFPPRFVEGVGPTLLMVPPQALARRPGGPHVLAVRVYNDYAYGGILSPVKVGPYEALARQRSPRDVVIGGLVSFFLAIGVYHFAFFLRRRQARENLYFALLSLAVSVYGATFSGAVAGAVLPYLNPYRLGLMALLAGGPFFVALVYNLFDLRYRRREHAVTAAFLAAAAVASLLPLGVLAELNKWIDAALAVGMLAIVARAARASVGRRPHARLLVAGTAAFAFAFVYDLASERQLVPVARVLPGVPSLFWIGFLVFVVTVGIATAGKWALTEVTALVDPLTELSRRHVLEEALRREADRIVRSGGSLALVMVDLDFFKQVNDAHGHRVGDQVLARVGRLLRSTARNIDLPARWGGEEFAVLLYDSGMEGALSFAERFRAHLREVRVAVPGGAVQVTASVGIAVGAGLVDADALIDAADHALYRAKGEGRDRLVGVNVAAGAAAPVPAPAPREAAYAEKR
- a CDS encoding FHA domain-containing protein; the protein is MSSVPQAGPLALFSVAAGPRYGEQIPVPQPVVVIGRGAGCDVVVDDDSVSAQHARLEFDLGAWRITDLGSTNGTAVEGVKLAPNVPTPLPYGTTVRLGGIKFNFEEVAGADPGSARESFAAPPPPATLKEERRGFRFPVWLAVLVLLLLAVLAYVIVDLATPPPPEPVPVPAPTAPAARAP